The Desulfovibrio sp. DNA window CCCCCGTCAGCGCCATGCGCGAGCTGGCGCCCGAGAAGGTCATCTACATAGGATCTTTCAGCAAAATCCTGGCCCCGGCCCTGCGCATCGGTTTTGCCGTGGTGCCTGCGGCCCTGATTCCCCGCTGGATAGAAGAAAAACAGTTCACCGACGTGCACACTGATGCTCTTACACAGCGTGCGCTTGCCAGCTTTATCTCCAGTGGTACACTCGAACGGCATATCTGGAAAATGTGCAAGCTCTACAAGCGCAAGAGGCAGTACTTGCTGCAATGTCTGCGTGAACGGTTTGGCGGATGCTTTTCTGCCAGTGGGCAGGCCGCAGGACTGCATATGGTTGCGGAATTTCCAGAAATAAAGTTTACTGAAGCAATGCTGGCAAGCATGCGCGCCCATGGTGTACGTGCTGTACCGGTAGAACACCACTCGCTGTGCCGTGACGGAACACACGCACATCAGCTGATTCTTGGCTATGCCCACCTTTCGGAGCAGGCCATGGAGAGGGGCGTTGACGCTCTGCATGCAGCTTTGCGTTCATGAAAATAACTTGGTCGAGGGCAAGACTTCTCTCTCCCCCACGCACGCGTACAGCAGCAGGGCGAATACCAGTTTTTTCTGTGCATTCGGCGGCTTGCAGGTGTGCATACTTTCCATTCCAGCGGCATGTGCGCATTGACAGGATGCCCGCAATGAGGCAATAGAAAAGCCTTCATCCACAAGCGGCGCATGATTTGTGCGCACATCTTTTCTCGCGGAGGGCGGAGATGAAAAAAGGTATGACATGGCTTGCTGCAATGGCATTTTGCGTGGCGATGGCCGCGCCCGCAATGGCTGCGGATCCCATTAAAATCGGCGTTGCCGGCGCGCACTCTGGCGACCTGGCATCCTACGGCGTTCCCAGCTTGAACGCCGCCAAGGTTGTTATCGCCGAAGTCAACGCCAACGGTGGCGTGCTTGGACGTCAGATTGAACTGGTTGCCCAGGATGACCAGTGCAAGCCCGAACTGGCCACCAACGCGGCCACCAAGCTGATTTCCGAAAAGGTTAGCGTGGTCATGGGCCACATCTGCTCCGGCGCTACCAAGGCTACCCTGCCGCTCTACACCGAAGCCAAAATCGTGTCCATGTCGCCTTCGGCCACCACCCCCAGCCTTACCGAGAGTGGCACCAACCCCTATTTCTTCCGCACCATCGCCAACGACAAGGCCCAGGCCAAGTTGACCAGCGACTTCATCCTCAATGGCATCAAGGCCAAAAAAGTTGCCTATCTGCATGACAACGGCGACTACGGCAAGGGCTTTGTGGACAACAACCGCGAAGCGCTTGAAAAGGCCGGCGTTGAAACCGTTCTGTACGAAGCCGTTACGCCCGACGCCGTGGACTTCTCGGCTGTTGTGCGCAAACTGCGCCGCGCCAAGCCCGACATCCTCGTGTTCGGCGGCTACCAGCCCACCGCCTCCAAGCTGCTGCAGCAGATGCGCCGCGACCACGTGACCACCGCCATGATCGGCCCCGATGGTCTCAAGGACGAAGCCTTCATCAAGATGGCTGGCAAGGACGCTGAGGGCGTGTACGCCTCTTACCCCAAGGACACCAGTAACCTGCCCGCCTACAAGCATGCCCTTGAAGGCCATGTGAAGATGTTCGGCAGCGATCCCGGTTCCTTCTACTACAACGGCTACGCTGCCACCCAGGCTCTGGTAAACGCCATTGCCAAGGCTGGCTCCACCGACGCCGCCAAGGTTGTGGAAGCCCTGCGCACCACCCCTGTGGAAACCCCGCTGGGCAAGCTGACCTTCAGCAAGACCGGCGATGCCGCAGGCATGGGCCTCTCGATCTACCAGATCAAAGACGGCAAGTTCGTAGAACTTAAGCACAGCATCACCCTGGACTAAATGTCTACCGGGGCGGGGGCCGGGGCGGGGCCCCGCGGTTNNNNNNNNNNCGGCCGCGCCCGCCCCCCCCCCCGGCTTTTCACGCATCTGCCGGTCGTAGACGGCATTAACGGGACAGGCGGAACGAACGGGCATTATTCCCGTACCGCTCGCGAGTTTGCATGGACATTCAATTTTTTATAGAGCTCTTTTTCGGCGGTCTGACCAGAGGCAGCATTTACGCGCTGATTGCCCTTGGCTACACGCTGGTTTATGGCATCATCGGGCTCATCAATTTTGCCCATGGCGAAGTGTATATGCTGGGCTCGTTCACAGCCCTGCTGATAGCTGGCGCGCTTGGCGTCTATGGCTTTCCGGCTGGCGGCATCCTTATTGTTGCAGCGCTGGCGGCCATTGTCTGGTGTTCGGCCTATGGCTACACGCTGGAAAAAGTCGCCTACAAGCCGTTACGCGGTGCGCCCCGCCTGTCGCCGCTCATTTCTGCCATCGGTATGTCCATCTTTTTGCAAAACTATGTGCTGCTCGCGCAGACATCTGACTTCGTGCCTTTCCCCAACCTGCTGCCCGAAATGAATTTTCTTGAGCACATCGACTATGTCATGGGTGCCAGCGATTTTCTGATTCTGCTGGTCAGCACCATTGCCATGGTTTCGCTCTCGCTCTTTATTCGCTACACCCGTATGGGCAAGGCCATGCGCGCCACCGCACAGAACCGCAAGATGGCCCTGTTGCTGGGCATCAATGCCGACCGCATCATTTCGCTCACGTTCATCATCGGTTCCGCCTTGGCGGCCCTTGGCGGCGTACTCATCGCCTCGCACATGGGGCAGGTCAACTTCGGTATCGGCTTTCTGGCTGGGCTCAAGGCCTTTACTGCCGCAGTACTCGGCGGCATTGGCTCCATCCCCGGTGCCATGGTGGGCGGCCTCGTGCTCGGCCTGGCCGAAAGTTTCACCACTGGCTACTTCTCTGGCAACTATGAAGACATGCTGGCCTTCGGCATTCTTATTCTCATTCTCATTTTCAGGCCCGACGGCATTTTGGGCAAAGCCACAGTGCAAAAGGTGTAGCCATGCAGCGCATTATCAAAGCCGCCATCGCCGCCCTGTGGTTCATGCTGCTCACCCTTCCGGTGCTGGGCATCAAGCTGAACGTCGCGGCAAAGAGCGTAATCTGGCGTTTTGACCGCCTGCTCGCCCTTGGCGCGGGCATATTTGTTCTCGCCCTTATCTGGGACTGGTGCTTTAGCCGCAAGGCCTCGGGAAACAAGATCATCAACCTGCCAGAATGGTTCAATCTGGGCGAAATGGTTGAAGCCTTCCGCAACCGCGCCGGCCTCAGGCTGGGCGGCCTTGTGGTGCTGGCCGTAGTGCTGGTGGCCATGCCGCTGGTCAGTTCCTTCTACCAGACCAACATCATGATCTCGGCCCTGCTGTATGTGATGCTGGCGCTGGGCCTGAACATCGTTGTGGGTCTTGCGGGCCAGCTGGTGCTTGGTTATGTGGCCTTTTACGCCATTGGTGCCTACACGTACGGTCTGCTGAACCAGTATTTCGGCCTTGGCTTCTGGACCTGCCTGCCCATTGGCGGTTTTCTTACCGTGCTGTTTGGGCTTGGCCTGGGCTTTCCCGTGCTGCGCCTGCGCGGCGACTATCTTGCCATTGTGACCCTTGGATTTGGCGAAATTGTGCGCCTCACGCTGCAGAACTGGAACAGTGTTACCGGTGGCCCCCGCGGCGTGAGTGATATCCCCCGCCCCGGCTTTTTCGGCATGAGCATGGATATTACCGCCTCCACCACCTACATTTACTATCTGGTGCTGGCGGCTGTGGTTGTGACCATTGTTGTCATCACGCGGCTCAAGAATTCGCGTGTGGGTCTTGCCTTGCAAGCCCTGCGTGAAGACGAGATTGCCTGCGAGGCCATGGGCGTGGACATCACGCGTGTAAAGCTTTCGGCCTTTGCCCTTGGTTCGTGCTGGGCTGGCTTTGCCGGTGTAATTTTTGCCGCCAAAACCACCTACATCAACCCCTCGAGCTTTACCTTCATGGAATCGGCCATGATCCTTTCCATGGTGGTGCTGGGTGGCATGGGCTCCATTGCTGGCGTGGTGATTGCCGCGCTGATTCTCATTCTTGCCCCGGAATACCTGCGGGCATTCTCTGACTATCGTATGCTGCTTTTCGGAGCCATCATGGTGATTATGATGCTCTTCCGGCCACAGGGCCTCATCAGCGGTGAGCGCAGGCGCTACCGCATCAGCAACCTGCACGGTGCTGAAGGGGGCCGCTAATGAAACCGGTGCTGGAAGTTAAAGATCTTTCGCAGGATTTTGGCGGCCTGCGGGCGCTAAACGAACTTTCGCTTACTGTTAACAGTGGCGAGATCGTGGCCCTCATCGGCCCCAACGGCGCAGGCAAGACCACGTTCTTCAACTGCGTGACGGGCATCTACACCCCCACCGAAGGGCAGATGTACCTGCACAGCGCTGACGGCGACAAGCAGTTGCTCAACGGCAAGAAGCCCCATCTCATCACAGCCATGGGTATGGCCCGCACGTTCCAGAACATTCGCCTGTTCAGCGAAATGACCGTGCTTGAAAACGTGATGATTGGCCGCCATTGCCGCACAAATGCGGGCATCTTTGGCGCCATTGTTCGTGACGGGCGTACCCGCCGCGAAGAACAGGACTGCATTGACCGCAGCTATGAACTTCTTGAGCTGGTGAAGCTTCAGGATTTCTGGAATGAAACGGCCAACAACCTGCCCTACGGTGCGCAACGACGCCTTGAAATCGCTCGCGCCATGGCCACGGAACCGCGCATGCTGCTGCTGGACGAACCGGCAGCGGGCATGAACCCCCAGGAAACCAACGAGCTCAAAGAGCTTGTGTGCTCCATACGCGACAACCAGAAGCTTTCCATCCTGCTCATCGAGCACGACATGGGCATGGTCATGTCGCTTTCTGACCGCATCTACGTGATGGAATACGGTTCCTGCATCGCCACCGGCACACCTGCCGAAATCCGCACCAACCCCCGCGTTATCAAGGCATATCTGGGAGAAAGCGATGCTTGAGCTGCGTAATGTAGACACCTATTACGGCAATATTCAGGCTCTGCGCGATATTTCGCTCAAGATTGAAGAAGGCGAAATCGTCACCCTGATCGGGGCCAACGGCGCAGGCAAGTCCACCACGCTCATGACCATCTGCGGCATCAATCGCCCCAGAAACGGCGAGATTCTGTGGTACGGCAAGCCCATCCACCAGCTGCCCTCACACGAAATAGTGACCCTGGGCATTTCGCAGGTGCCTGAAGGCCGCCTGATTTTCCCCGACCTGAGCGTGAGTGAAAACCTCGACCTCGGCGCGTTTTTGAGGCGCGACCCCGCAGGGGTAAAGGACGATCTGGACTACGTGTTCAGCCTCTTCCCCATTCTCTCCGAACGCCGCAAGCAGGCTGGCGGTACACTTTCTGGCGGTGAACAGCAGATGCTCGCCATCAGCCGCGCACTCATGGGCCGGCCCAAGCTGCTGCTGCTGGACGAGCCATCTCTTGGTCTTGCGCCCATCATCATCCAGCAGATATTTTCCATCATCCAGAAAGTCAACGAAAACGGTACTACGGTATTCCTGGTAGAGCAAAACGCCAACCAGGCTCTGCGTATCGCCAACCACGGCTACGTTATGGAAAATGGCCGCATAGTCATGCGCGACACTGCCGCAAACCTGCTCTCCAGCGAAGAAGTACGCACGGCCTATCTGGGCATGTAGCTTCCTCTACAGCTGTCTGAATTATTCACGGCGCTTTTTCGGGCTGTTGCACTTTGCGGCATGCCCCGAAAAAGCGCCGCTTTCATTAAAAAAACCGCCGCCCGAGTATTCCAGGCAGCGGCTTTTTGCGTTTTATGACTAAAGGCAGCGATGGGCCAAGGTCTAGACCTCGCTGATGATCGGCACGACCACCGGGTCGCGCTCGAGCACACGGCGGAAAAAGCGCCGTAAAGACGAGCGTATGCCTTCCTGCATGCGTCCGAGCTGACCGGGCCGCGCTGCCTCAATTTCGTCCAGCACGAGGCACTTGGCGTCTTCCAGCAGGTGGCTGTAGTGCTGTTCAAACACAAAGCCCTTAGAGATCATTTCCGGCCCGTGCAGCACGCTGCCGGTTTCGGAATCTACCACCAGCACCACAATGACCATGCCTTCATCGCCGAGGATACGCCGTTCCTTGAGCACCGCATAGCCCACGTCACCCACACCCTTGCCGTCCACCAGCGTACACTCTACCGGCACGCGGGGCTCAAGCCTGAAGGAATCCTCAAGCAGGGTCAGGGGCTGACCGTCCTCAAGCAGAATCACGTTGTCCTGCTTTACGCCACATTCCACAGCAAGCCGACCGTGCTTTACAAGGTGCTGGTATTCGCCGTGCACAGGTACAAACAGGTTGGGGCGCACAGCTTCAAGCATGTCGCGCAGTTCTTCGCGCTGGGCATGGCCTGAGGCATGGATGGCGTGCACGCTTTCGTACAGCACCTCTGCGCCGATGCGATACATCTCGTTGATAAGCTTGGAAATGGCCTTGGCATTGCCAGGAATCATGCGCGAACTCATGACCACGGTGTCGCCCTTGCGGATCTCCAGCTGCCTATGGCCGCCGAGTACCATGCGCGAAAGAGCGGACAGAGGTTCGCCCTGCGCTCCGGTCACCACCAGCACCAGCTGGTTGTCCGGTAATTCGGGCACGCCGTTGTGGGCATTGAAAAATGACGGCGGCAACTTGGCAATTCCCAGATCGCGCGCCATTTCGATGTTGTTGGCCAGTGATTTGCCACTGATAACCACCGTGCGCCCGTGCTCGCGCGCGAGGTCAAAAACTTCCTGAATGCGCTGGATGTGGCTGGAAAAAAGCGTAATGACAATGCGCCCTTCCGCCTTGGCAAATATCTTGTCCAACGAATCCTTAACTTCACGCTCTGTCAGCGAGCGGCCATCGCGCACCACATTGGTGGAGTCTGAGAGCAGCAGACGCGCGCCTTCCGGCCCGGCAAAATTGCGAAACAGGTTCAGGTCTGTGCCGGTGGCATCAAGGGGATGCGGGTCGATCTTGAAATCACCGCTGTGCACCACGCGGCCCACAGGCGTTTCTACGCCCAGGCCGAAACCTTCGGGAATGGAATGGCAGACGGGGAAAAAGCGGAAGGTCAGATCGCCCAGCGGCAGCACGGTATTGATATCAACGGGGCAAAGTTCGACCCAGTCGAGGATCTCGCGCTCACGCAGCTTGTGCTCCACAAGGGCAAGGGTAAAACGCGAACCATAAATGCGCGTTCCCTTGATTTCAGGCACAATCCAGGGCAGCGCGCCAATGTGGTCTTCGTGCCCGTGGGTCAGCACGATACCGAGCAGCTTGTCCTTGATGGCGCTGACAGCACCAAAATGGGGGATAACAACGTCCACGCCCAGGTGGGCATCGTCAGGAAACATGAGGCCACAATCGACCATGACCACGCCGCCTGCGGTTTCCCACAGCTGGCAGTTGAGGCCGATTTCTCCTAACCCGCCGAGAGGGGTTATGTTCAGGTAAGGTTCATTCATTCGTTATCGCTTTTGGGGCGGCTCGGCAAAGGCAGTGCCCGTGCTCAACGCCGCATGAGATCAGGGTGAAATTCGCCCATGGCTACATAAATCTGCGCCAGAGCTGTCAGATAGTCGGCCTTGGCTCCTGTTAATGTCGCCTGGGCAGTGGTGAGCTTGGACGAAGCGTCCAGCACGTCAAAGTTGGTGCCCACCTGTTCCTGATAACGGGCCAGGGCCACGTTGTAGGCTTCGGTAGACTGCTCCACGCCCTTTTCCGCCACGGTTATCCGCTTTGCGGCTTCCTGCACTGCCAATAGCTTCGACTTGATGTCATAGCCAACGCTAAGCTTCAGATCTTCTTCGGCGTAGCGCATCTTGGTAACCAGCCAGCCAGCCTCTTTGTCGGCATAGTAGGTGGTTCCCCACTGAAAAGCATCCCAGGTTGCACGCGCGCCCACTTCCCACACAGCGCTGCGCGAACCACGGTCGCCACGGTTTTGCAGATCAAGCGAATTGCCGTTCTGCGTAATGTTGTAATAAGCCTCAACCTGCGGATAGTACGCGCTCTGCACCTGCTGCTGCGATTTGCCCGCAATTTCAACCGAACGGGCCGCCATGTACAGGTCGGGCCGCTGCCGGTAGGCTGCCTCGAGGCACTGCTCGAGCGAGCGGGTAAAGGGAACGTGGGTAAGCGCCCCCTTGAATTTGATCCTGGCTGTTGCAGGCAGGCCCAGCAGGGTATTCAGCTTTGCAAGGCTGGTGTCGCGGCTGTTCTCTACCTGAATAAGAGTATTTTCTGCCTGCCGCACATCAACCTCGGCCTGAAGAACATCAAGCCGGGGGCGCAGACCAACATTGAAAAAAGCTGTTGTGATGCGCAGCTGGTCCTGCAGGCGGGCCAGGGCATC harbors:
- a CDS encoding branched-chain amino acid ABC transporter substrate-binding protein, with protein sequence MKKGMTWLAAMAFCVAMAAPAMAADPIKIGVAGAHSGDLASYGVPSLNAAKVVIAEVNANGGVLGRQIELVAQDDQCKPELATNAATKLISEKVSVVMGHICSGATKATLPLYTEAKIVSMSPSATTPSLTESGTNPYFFRTIANDKAQAKLTSDFILNGIKAKKVAYLHDNGDYGKGFVDNNREALEKAGVETVLYEAVTPDAVDFSAVVRKLRRAKPDILVFGGYQPTASKLLQQMRRDHVTTAMIGPDGLKDEAFIKMAGKDAEGVYASYPKDTSNLPAYKHALEGHVKMFGSDPGSFYYNGYAATQALVNAIAKAGSTDAAKVVEALRTTPVETPLGKLTFSKTGDAAGMGLSIYQIKDGKFVELKHSITLD
- a CDS encoding ABC transporter ATP-binding protein; protein product: MLELRNVDTYYGNIQALRDISLKIEEGEIVTLIGANGAGKSTTLMTICGINRPRNGEILWYGKPIHQLPSHEIVTLGISQVPEGRLIFPDLSVSENLDLGAFLRRDPAGVKDDLDYVFSLFPILSERRKQAGGTLSGGEQQMLAISRALMGRPKLLLLDEPSLGLAPIIIQQIFSIIQKVNENGTTVFLVEQNANQALRIANHGYVMENGRIVMRDTAANLLSSEEVRTAYLGM
- a CDS encoding ABC transporter ATP-binding protein, whose protein sequence is MKPVLEVKDLSQDFGGLRALNELSLTVNSGEIVALIGPNGAGKTTFFNCVTGIYTPTEGQMYLHSADGDKQLLNGKKPHLITAMGMARTFQNIRLFSEMTVLENVMIGRHCRTNAGIFGAIVRDGRTRREEQDCIDRSYELLELVKLQDFWNETANNLPYGAQRRLEIARAMATEPRMLLLDEPAAGMNPQETNELKELVCSIRDNQKLSILLIEHDMGMVMSLSDRIYVMEYGSCIATGTPAEIRTNPRVIKAYLGESDA
- the livM gene encoding high-affinity branched-chain amino acid ABC transporter permease LivM encodes the protein MQRIIKAAIAALWFMLLTLPVLGIKLNVAAKSVIWRFDRLLALGAGIFVLALIWDWCFSRKASGNKIINLPEWFNLGEMVEAFRNRAGLRLGGLVVLAVVLVAMPLVSSFYQTNIMISALLYVMLALGLNIVVGLAGQLVLGYVAFYAIGAYTYGLLNQYFGLGFWTCLPIGGFLTVLFGLGLGFPVLRLRGDYLAIVTLGFGEIVRLTLQNWNSVTGGPRGVSDIPRPGFFGMSMDITASTTYIYYLVLAAVVVTIVVITRLKNSRVGLALQALREDEIACEAMGVDITRVKLSAFALGSCWAGFAGVIFAAKTTYINPSSFTFMESAMILSMVVLGGMGSIAGVVIAALILILAPEYLRAFSDYRMLLFGAIMVIMMLFRPQGLISGERRRYRISNLHGAEGGR
- a CDS encoding ribonuclease J, with amino-acid sequence MNEPYLNITPLGGLGEIGLNCQLWETAGGVVMVDCGLMFPDDAHLGVDVVIPHFGAVSAIKDKLLGIVLTHGHEDHIGALPWIVPEIKGTRIYGSRFTLALVEHKLREREILDWVELCPVDINTVLPLGDLTFRFFPVCHSIPEGFGLGVETPVGRVVHSGDFKIDPHPLDATGTDLNLFRNFAGPEGARLLLSDSTNVVRDGRSLTEREVKDSLDKIFAKAEGRIVITLFSSHIQRIQEVFDLAREHGRTVVISGKSLANNIEMARDLGIAKLPPSFFNAHNGVPELPDNQLVLVVTGAQGEPLSALSRMVLGGHRQLEIRKGDTVVMSSRMIPGNAKAISKLINEMYRIGAEVLYESVHAIHASGHAQREELRDMLEAVRPNLFVPVHGEYQHLVKHGRLAVECGVKQDNVILLEDGQPLTLLEDSFRLEPRVPVECTLVDGKGVGDVGYAVLKERRILGDEGMVIVVLVVDSETGSVLHGPEMISKGFVFEQHYSHLLEDAKCLVLDEIEAARPGQLGRMQEGIRSSLRRFFRRVLERDPVVVPIISEV
- a CDS encoding TolC family protein, producing MKRIPELSLVFLVVGALAGPVGYSDALAASSSSSVNASGSAAVPVFSGRKLASAKDNPLPAGDVTMPEAVDRALRHNPSLGSQEAQGQSSEEARKSARGAFGPKLGTTYSVSKQERKTDPVTPSSTRPAQNGTYTWAVEISQPVFQGFQLLATYQKAALQADSDKASVRNAELAMTENVQTQFLNYLRYEESVRSQRDALARLQDQLRITTAFFNVGLRPRLDVLQAEVDVRQAENTLIQVENSRDTSLAKLNTLLGLPATARIKFKGALTHVPFTRSLEQCLEAAYRQRPDLYMAARSVEIAGKSQQQVQSAYYPQVEAYYNITQNGNSLDLQNRGDRGSRSAVWEVGARATWDAFQWGTTYYADKEAGWLVTKMRYAEEDLKLSVGYDIKSKLLAVQEAAKRITVAEKGVEQSTEAYNVALARYQEQVGTNFDVLDASSKLTTAQATLTGAKADYLTALAQIYVAMGEFHPDLMRR
- a CDS encoding branched-chain amino acid ABC transporter permease LivH (LivHMGF is the membrane component of the LIV-I/LS branched-chain amino acid transporter) encodes the protein MDIQFFIELFFGGLTRGSIYALIALGYTLVYGIIGLINFAHGEVYMLGSFTALLIAGALGVYGFPAGGILIVAALAAIVWCSAYGYTLEKVAYKPLRGAPRLSPLISAIGMSIFLQNYVLLAQTSDFVPFPNLLPEMNFLEHIDYVMGASDFLILLVSTIAMVSLSLFIRYTRMGKAMRATAQNRKMALLLGINADRIISLTFIIGSALAALGGVLIASHMGQVNFGIGFLAGLKAFTAAVLGGIGSIPGAMVGGLVLGLAESFTTGYFSGNYEDMLAFGILILILIFRPDGILGKATVQKV